The Chitinophagales bacterium region AGTTTTCTGCCGATTTATTGATGCCGTTTAAGTAACGTAAATGTGTATCTTTTAAATCTTCTAGCTGTAAGCAAAGGCGTGTCATTCCTAAGATTGCGTTCATGGGCGTGCGAATTTCGTGGCTCATGTTTGCCAAAAATTCTTGCTTTAAACTTGCTACTTGTTCGGCTTGTTCACGTCTTTGGCGCTCTACTTCATACTGTGTGCGGGCTTCGCGGGCTTGGTGTTCAAAGCGAATTTCCTTTATGGATTTTTCGAGTGTGGCTTTTAAATCGTTGGCATCTAATGGTTTGGTAAGAAAATCGAAAGCGCCATTATTCATAGCGGTTCGTATGCGTTGCATATCGCTGTATGCCGTAATTACCACGCTTTTTACTAAGCGGTTTACCTCTTCATTTATTTTTGAGAGCAGTGTAAGCCCGTCCATTTCCGGCATGTTTATGTCGGTCATTACGAGTTCTATATCTGTATCTCTTTTAATTTTCTCAATTGCTTCTACTCCGTTTTGTGCAAAATCGAGCTCACAAACGCCTTCTTTAACTAAGTTGCGAAGCCGTTGAGTAATGAGTGGTTGAACATCCGGCTCATCGTCCACAACTAAAATTTTTATTGGCTTAATAACTCCTTGTAATTCACTCATGCTATTGATTTAAACGTCTGACAAAATTTTCTCTTTTAACAACTTAAAATCTACCGGTTTAGTAAAAAAATCGTCTGCTCCTTTGCGCTCGGCTTCACTCATATATTGTTCATTTCCGTAGGCAGAAATCATCATTACTTTCTTATTGGGATATTGCGATTTTATCTTCTCCAACAGTTCTAATCCTGTCATTCCCGGCATATTGATGTCGGAGAGTATAATAATGATGTCTTGGTTTGAAACATCTTCTAATTCCTTTAATGCTGCTACTCCGGAATTGGCAAAATGCAAATTTACTCTGCCTTCATTGCTTTCTTTTCTAAACCGCTGACGGAAGAGTAGTTCTACGTCTTCTTCATCGTCCACAACTAAAATTCTCAGAGCCATAGTTTTGTGTTTTTATGTAATTGGTAATGTAATTTCAAACAGTGCAAATTCGCCTTCTTGAGCCTCTACTTTCATACTGCCGTTGTGCAGCTTAACAATGATATCGTGGCTTATAGAAAGTCCGAGTCCGGTTCCTTCTCCGGTTGGTTTGGTGGTGAAAAACGGATTGAACAATTTTTGTTTCACTTCTTCGCTCATACCCAAACCGTTGTCGTAAATGGCAATAAGTACTTTATCGCCTTCGGTTTTGGTAGATATTCGCAAAGTGGGTAGATAATCTTTAACTTGTAATGGTATCTTTTTACCAATGGAGTAAAAGCTATTGTTAAACATATTCAGCAATACCCTACCTAAATCTTGCTTTACCAATTTCACTTTAGGAAGCTCACTATCAAATACTTGTTCAATACGGCAGTTGAAATCTTTGTTGGTAGCGCGCATACCATGATAAGCCAAATTCACAAATTCTTTCAGCAATTCGTTTAAGTCGGTTGGCTCTTTTTCGCCCTTTTGTTCACGGCTGTGTTGTAGCATATTCTTAACGATGCTGTCTGCGCGTTTTCCGTGATGATGTATTTTGGTGAGGTTTTGGGTGAGGTCGCCAGCAATGGCTTTTATATCTTCCATATCGCTCGACTCTTTCATTTCTTCTAATAACTCGAGTGAAAGGTCGGCAAAGTTATTTACAAAGTTTAGCGGGTTTTGAATTTCGTGTGCAATACCTGCTGTAAGCTGCCCAAGTGAGGCTAATTTTTCCTGCTGAACTAATTGTGTTTGTGTTGCCTTCAACTCTTCTAGCGCTTTTGCCAATTCGGTATTGGCTCTGTTTTTGGCACGTATTTGCCTAATAACTACAAACACGAATAGCAGCATTACAACTACTGCTGCAATTAAAATAATTCCTATAACACGCTGCTGCTTAATGCGCAAATCATTGTTTTCCTTTTCTTTTTCTAATGCTTGAATTTGGCTTTGGGTGGCAACCGAAATGGCTTTTAATCTTTCTATTTCTGCCTCTCTTGCTTCAGAAAGGGAGTCGCTGCCCACTGAATTTTGCAGTTGAAGTTCTTCAATACGTTTTTTATACGCCTCTAACTCCGTCATTTTGTTCTTTATGTCGTTATCGGCATTGCCTGTAGGTTTGGCAACTGGTGTAGGCACGGTATGCTGCACCACGGTTTTTCTATTTTCAACTGCTTTGGGTTGCTCAGGTAATGGGGCTGCTTCTATATCTTCTTGCTTTGCCTTTGCTTTTTTACTTGCCGATATGGTTGAAACTGCAAAATCTTCGATAGTTTTTGGTGTAGCTGGGGCTATGATGATTGTTTTTTTATCCTCGCTTTCAACCATTTTTTTACTTGCCTTTTTCCTAAGTTTTAGTGCCGATTTCACATCACCATTCATCTCAAAAATATCGGCATATACTAAGTAGGCATCGGCTTCTCCTTTTTTGTAGTTCAGTTGTATGGCTAAAGAAGTGGCTTTGTATAATAAACTCTTGGCTTCTTCTTCGCCTCCCTGCCCTTGGCTTTGCAGTATGGCTTTGGCTGAAGCATTAAGTTCATCAACCGTTGCAATATCTTGTGCAAAAACATTACTCAATAATAATAACAGCCCTAAGAATGGGACTAAAAATCGAACCCTATCGGAAATCATCTGTACAATTGTATGGTGTAAAGAAGAAGATTTTTGAGTTTCAAAACAAGTAGAGAACAAATTAAATAAACAGCTTTTTAAAAACCATTCATTTTAATCTTAAAAAATAAGCATCTATAACAAAAAAGCGGCTGCTCAATTGAGCAGCCGCTTACACAAACAAAGAGCCAAAACTTACTTAGTAACAAATAACTTTTTGCTCACAATAGAGTTACCATCGTTTGTTTTTACCACAACATACATTGGTTCGTTTATTTCTAACGATTTAGAATAAACTTTTCCATTAAAGTTTTCGTGGCTGATAACTTTACCCATTATATCGTAGATTACGATGGTGTGGGCTTCTTGCGCTGCCGCATTGCTAAAATCAACTACCACATTATTGTTGAAGCTAAATACTTTCATACTGTTGTTTTCAACTGTACTTACAGAACTTGGTGCTTCGTAATTAAAGTGCAGTACAAAACGTTCGTTTGCTTCACCTTTTACGGCAGAGAAAATATATTCCGGCTGTGCAGTTAAATTCTGCATTACACCTGCTTTCTTATCTTCCAAATAAACAGTTGTATTAGGAATTTCATCAAAACCTGTTCCTACAAACTGGAATGCACCGTTGCTTCCAGGATTAAATCCAAGTGGAATATTCGGAGTACTTGGCACATCGGGGTTGGTGTTAATAGAAGCCCAAGTAGCGCCAATAATTGAGTATAATGTTGGCTGGCCGTGGTAGCTGGAAAGTTTACCACCATCTGCATCTACATCAAAACCGGTAGTGGAGTTTGCATCGAAATTAAAATAAGTAATATCGGCAAATCCATTTCCTATCACCGATAAACTCATTTGGTGCTCCCCGTTCTTTTGGAATGTAGTTGTTGTTCTTGAACGATTAGCTGCATTTATTGTAAATGTTGCCGATCCACCTTGTATGGCTTTACGAGCCATAAATCCTTGAAACGGAGCCAACACATCGCTTCCGCTCATGGTAACAGGTTGGTAAGTTCCTGCAAATAAACCACTCGTATGCAATACCTGAATGGCATTTTCAAAATCGCCATTTACTGAGTAGTCCAAATCTAAAGATGCTGAATACGGATTACCCAATAAACTCCAACCACTTTCGTATTGGTTGCCTTGAGGTGTCATCATAGATGTCCAACCGATTCTGGTTAAGTTAGGTACAGTATAAGTAGCTCCTAAGTTTGGAGCACCGCTCAATGTTAATACTCCGGCAGAACTTTTTACCACAGAATAGCCGCGTGCATTATCTGCAGTACCGCTGCTTCTAACCTTCCATGCTTCTAAATGACAAGCAGTTACATGGCTTTCATCGTATTCAAATACACTGCCGTAGTTACTGCCATTAGCCAAATTCATTTCATCGCAATCGGGCTTTGGAGTAACCCACCCGCCATTTACGCCATAAGTTGGTGCAAATTGAGCTATTGCAACATTATTAATTGGGCTTGAGAAGAAATGCTGCTTATGCAAAGAAGGGTCGGTAGCATTATTATAGCCTCTCTCTGCAGAAATGTTACCGATAATAGAACCTGTAAAACCTGAACTGAAATTATCTAACATGGCAGCATTGCTAGCATCGGCCGATTTAAGCGTAAATGTACCTGCACTTACATCTATATTTCCTGCTTTTAACTCTAACGCTACTGTAGAGTTCACTACCGCACCCGCTGCTAATGCTGTTGTTCCTGAAGATTTATTCACTTGCAATGTGCTAAAAGTAGTTTTACCACTTATTGTTTGCGCACCCGTGCCATTAAACTCTACCCTTCCGGCTCCAATTGCAGCAGCCAAAGAACTTACGCCTCCATTCCAGTTACCACATACATTTAATGCACGAGTAGCGTTGATGGTTAATGTAACTCCATTGCTAATATTTATATTACCCACTGAGTAACTTGCAGATGAAATCTCCGGAGCATAAGGCGTACCGGCTGGTATAGTTACGTTTTTAGAACAACTGTTTGGCACTACCAAATCTGACCAGTTTCCGGCTGTAGCCCAATTTGTACTGGTAGCACCTTGCCAACAACCTGCTTCGGCAGCAGTTACCCATACAAAATCAGTTGCGGAAGGTTTAGAACTTCCATAACTATATACACGTACATAGTAAGTATTGCCTACTGTAAGCCCGGTAGCAACAATATCTTCAAAGGTATTTGTTGTATAATCATCTACACAAGTCACCTCTGTGCCATTACAAGCTCCAGAACGCAACTCTAAAACTGCATCGTAAGATGAAAAACAAGTAACATACATGGAAGATGCTGTAGCTACAAATTTATACCACACATCATCGTCTGCAGTACCGGCACAAGAACCCGCAGCCAAAGAGGAGGTTGCTCCACCTAAATTCTTAGTAGTATCTGGCAAAGAGCAATTGGTTAGCAATTTAGCTCCTGCACAATTATCGTTTGCCGGTGGAGGTGGCGGCACACTCAAGCATATTGAAAAGTTAGAGGTAACTCCTGAGCCGTAAGTATATGTACGCAACAAATAGGTTGAGCCTCCGGTAAGTCCGGTTATAGTTCCACTTTCCGGATCGTAACAACCAATGGATGTTCCGGGGCACGAACCACTAAACACTTGAATCATACGGTCTCCATTGCCTGAAATACTTGTATTGGCATAATTTACAGATGTATAACCGGCAGGAACCGTAAAGGTGTACCAAACATCGTCATCCTCTGTTCCTGAACACGTAGCATCAGCAGAACCGGTTGCTCCAGCTGTGTTTACTGTAACACTTGCACAAGTACCATCGGTTGGGATAGTTGGAAAGGCTACTGCTCCCGCACAATTATCGTTTGCCGGTGGAGGCAATACACATGCAATGTTAAAAGTTTGTGTGCTGGCAACAGCACTTTCAACATCTGCCATAATATAATATTTAGTACCTGCAGATAGCGTACCTAAGGAGCGATTTTGCAGTGGGGAATAATACCAACCTACACAAGACCACGAAGCAGCATCAGAACATCCTCCTGTATCTGTCTTAATATATACATCAACAAAATCTCCTGTTCCGGCTACTGTATTAGCTAAACTGTAAACTCCCGTAAGAGCTGGAGTGAAGCTATACAAAACCTCCTTACCGGGAGTAGCTACACACAAACCACTCGGAGTAGTATTCCATGAACCGGATCCGGCAGTTACATTAAACGCAAAATTAACGCCACATGTAATTGCCACAGCGGCAGAACAATCCATTGAGGTTGAAAAGCTGATAGGCCCCGCATTGGTACTATAGGTTGAACCAGCACAAACTTGACGCACATAATAATCGTAACCGGTTAATGCACTCAAACCACTTATTGTTCCTGTTAGTGTACTAGTAGTAATTACAGTACCACCGGTTCCCGCAGTGGCACCTGTACCCGGAGTAAAACCGGAAAGACCATATTCTACAATATAATTACCAGAACACGATGTACACGTAAAATTATAGTCTGCACTACTAGTAGTAATAGAAGTTGCAGCCGAAGCTGATGGTTGAATACAACTTGGTGCTACATCCACTCCAAAATCATCAAAACTTAAATACCAAGGATTAGAAGTAGCATTTACTCTAATGGCAAAATAGTAATCACCTGTTGTGCCTGGAGTAAATGAATATGTTTCTTGCTTGTAGGTTTTAGTAGTAACAGTACCGCTGGCTACAAATGAACTTCCTAACTGTGTAGCCCCTGCTGAACTTTGTGCTGAATTTACAAACACATCACCTGTCCAACCCGAATAAGTATCGCCTGCCCACCAAAACTTAAATTCATAGGCGGTACCGCCTGTCATAGTAAAGCCGGGTGTCCACACAAACTCATTAGTGGCAGAAAATGAATTTCTTAAAAACTGCGTACCTGAGCGAGCATCTGCATCGTAGGTAGAATTAGAGTTATTGGTTGTTACCCAATCACCATTTTCCTTTTTCCAGCAATTAGGAAAAGCTGGTATGGTTACGCCATCAAAATTTTCTGTCCATGGCAAGGCAGTTGCAACACAAGGCGTTGTAAACGATGCACTAGTAACCCAAGGGCTATAACTACCGCTTCCACAATCGCTGCGAACGTGTAAATAATAAGTTGTAACAGGAGCTAATCCGCTTACACTAGTACTAGTACCTGCAAAAGCAGTACCCGAAACCGGAGGTGTTGCAGAGGTGGTAACTGCATACTCATAACCATTAGAAGGTGCAGGCGATGGTGCAGTCCAACCAATATTGGCTGTTGTTGCTGTTGTTGGCGTACCTGACAAAGCTGTTGGAGACAAACATGAAGGTGCTACATCCACTCCAAAATCATCAAAACTTAAATACCAAGGATTAGAAGTAGCATTTACTCTAATGGCAAAATAGTAATCACCTGTTGTGCCTGGAGTAAATGAATATGTTTCCTGAACATAGGTTTTGGTAGTTGTAGTACCACTGGTTACAAATGAGGTTCCCAACTGAGTTGCACCCGATGAACTTTGTGCTGAGTTTACAAACACATCTCCTGTCCATCCTGACTCATTATCGCCAGCCCACCAAAACTTAAACTCATAGGTGGTACCGCTTGTCATAGTAAAGCTGGGCGTCCACACAAACTCATTAGTGGCAGACCAAGAATTTCTTAAAAACTGCGTACCTGAGCGAGCATCTGCATCGTAGGAAGAACTAGAGTTATTGGTTGTTGTCCAATCACCATTTTCCTTTTTCCAACAATTAGGAAAAGCAGGTATGGTTACGCCATCAAAATTTTCTGTCCATGGTAATGTAGCCGCAGCACAAGGCGTTGTAAACGAAGTGCTAGTAACCCAAGAGCTATAATCGCTACCACCACAGTAACTGCGAACATGCAAATAGTAGGTTGTAACAGGCGTTAATCCACTTACACTAGTACTAGTACCTGCAAAAGCAGTGCCCGAAACCGGAGGCGTTGCAGAGGTGGTAACCGCATACTCATAACCATTAGAAGGTGCTGGTGAAGGAGCTGTCCAGTTGATATTGGCAGTAGTTCCTGTGGTTGCTGTACCAGACAAGGCCAAAGGCGGCAAACATGAAGGCGGAGTTCCTGTAATATATGAGAACTGTATTTGTGGACGATTACTATTAGTAGTATTTGTGTTTACAGCACATTGTGCAGAGCCATCGCTTCTGACATATCTTGATCCATTCGTAAGTGAATGAACTCTTACTCCTCCATAAGGCGATACATATGGATTCGAACCTGTACAAATATCTATAAAAATATTATCTGTACCATTCCATACAAAATTGGTAGCAAAAGATACCATATCAAAACTACCCGCAGAAACAACAGTTGGGGTATAACTAAAAGCAGGCTTTACCGTAGTGCTGCTTGCCGCAATATGGGCTGCAGCATTAGTGGCAGAGGTATGACCAATTTTAATAGTATAGTTTGCCAATGTACCCGGACTCTCGGATACAGAAAAACCCAAGCCTGTCAGCTCATTATATGCAACCAAACCTGCAGCCGATAGTTCTGCCGCAGTATAAACTGTTTGATAATGCATATAGGCAAAATAATCATCTATAGGATCATTTCCTGTACCATTACTATTAGAACCGCCTGTACCAATTACGATGGTCTGTGCCCATCCGCTCGTTGCCCACAGCAACGCAGCTAGTAACAAAATTTTTGAGAGTAAAACTTTTCGCACCATAAATCCATAGTTTGTTAAATTAAGAGATATTGCGCAACAAATGTAAATAAACATTTTATTGTGGAAAAGAGCCACAGTTGAAGTTCAAATAAGACACCATCAATATCTTTCTTAAAAAACACACTATAACATATTCCCATCCTTTATACATAAGAAAGAAAGTAAAACTGTAACAGGATAAGACAATCGCAAGCAACTAAAAAATATAAAACACATGAATTTGCATTTCATATTTTTTTTCATAAGTTCACTCTGTGAATAAGATAAGTGAATTTAAGCATTTACCTGAACCGGATGAACTCAGCACTATTGAGAAACTAATATGGTGCTTAGATGATGCTCATTTTGAAACATTTGTTCAAATACTGGAGTCTCAAAATGCTAAATTATCTGCCAAATTGATTTCAACTATCAGAAAACAAGCAGAAAAAGAAAAATGGGGCAATTTATGTAAACTTGTGTATGGAGAAGATACTTCTAAGTTTCGCCAAAGCCTGAACCAACTTTCATCCTATACATTTAAGTTAAGTTACTATTTAGTACAAAATTACCCTGCTTACCTCCAAACCAATATACACACATTACAAAGGCTTGTTAATGATGGCAATATAAAAGTAGTAGACTTTTTATGTGAAATTCTTATAGATGTAGCCGAAAAAACTGAAGACTACGCCACTCTTAAATACATTTATCAAGTAAAGCAGCAGCAAGCATTTCTTTCAAAAGATATTACGCGCGGCAACCGCTACCAAGCACTCTTAAAAGGAGTAATGGAAGATGAATTAACACTCAATAATGTATATTATATCCAACGCTTCCATTTTAATATAAATAGCGACAAAGTAGCCAGCGATGAAGAAATAGCCGCCAACACCGCTTACCTTAAACCACTTACCAAACATCCGAGAGCCAATATCCGGCTACTGAGTATGTTTGTATTACTATATGTTAAATACTATTTCCAGCCAAAATCTTTTTCTAGCGAAAAAACAGTTAAAGAAATAGAGCTTTTTGAAAAAGAAATAAACCTGCAGAGCTATGTAGCATTTCCTCCACTTATGGATATGCTAAGTATCATGAACTTTTTAAAACTAAACTCACCCTTGGTGGACTTAGATTCCGCAGAAGGGCAAAAAGAGTTTAAGCAAATGCAACAACACTATAGCAAGGTTAGTTTTTGGAAGAGCTATTTGAATATACCCGAATTAAATATGCTTACGGTTAAAGCATCGTACTATCTATCTAAATACAGCAGTATAATACACGAAAGCAAACCCGATTTACTACCAAAAGAAATTGAAGAAGTTACCGAACTAAAAAAACGCTGCGAAGAAGTACTTGCCATGCCGGTAATGAACGAAAAAGGACACAATTCCGACCGCCTCTATATTTCGCTAACTTACGCATGCCTACTTTTACTCGGTACACAAAAAGAAATAAAACGCGCAGTAGAAATGATTGAAGGATTACTCTTCAGCTATCAACAATTAAACATCAATGCTAGCTTAGACAGCATTTTCTTATGCCTTATACTTGGCAACTTTGCCTTAAAAGACTACGACATGTGCGCCAAAACATTCGTACGCTACTCCAAACTATCTAAAGGAAAACCACTGTACGAAGACAACGATCTTAGCATACACATTTTGTATTATACCGCTCAACTACTTGCCACCGGACGCAAACAATACACAGCCAAACTTCAAAAATGCTTCGATACCGCATTCCAAAACGATTTTTTCCGCGACTCCCGTAAATTGTTGCAATCCTTAGCACAATCGTATAAACTAAAATTCGAGAGCGATTTTTTTGTTTCTCCTTGAAATAGATTTATAGGAAGCATTACATTCGCGCCACTTTTTTTATCTGTACCTTTTTGATGTTTCAAAATTGAAAGAAAAAGCCTTTCCTTTTGGCTACACCCAAAAAGCATAAAATACATTTGTAAAATGACATCAGAACAAATTCGCAAAGCATTTCTTGATTTCTTTGAAAGCAAAGGCCACAAAATAGTGCCATCGGCACCAATTGTTGTAAAAAACGACCCCACGCTTATGTTCATCAACAGCGGCATGGCACCTTTCAAAAACATATTTCTTGGCAATGAACCCATACAATATCCACGCATTGCCGATACCCAAAAATGCCTGCGCGTTTCAGGAAAACACAACGATTTAGAAGAAGTAGGCGTAGATACCTACCACCACACCATGTTTGAAATGCTCGGCAACTGGAGCTTTGGCGACTACTTTAAAAAAGAAGCCATAGAATGGAGCTGGGAACTGCTTACGCAAGTATATAAACTCGAAAAAGACCGCCTTTATGTAACCGTTTTTGAAGGCGATGAAAAAGAAAACCTCAATTTCGATACCGAAGCCAACCTCGAATGGAAAAAATGGATAAGCGAAGACCGCATTCTTAAAGGAAACAAAAAAGATAACTTTTGGGAAATGGGCGATACCGGACCTTGCGGCCCTTGCTCCGAAATACACTACGACCTCCGCAGCCAAGAAGAGCGCCAAGCCACCAATGGCAAATTACTAGTAAACACCGGACACCCACAAGTAATTGAAATCTGGAACAACGTATTCATGGAGTTTGAACGCAAAGCCGATGGCAGCTTAGTAAAACTTTCAAAGCAACACGTAGATACTGGAATGGGTTTTGAACGCCTATGCGTTGCCGTACAAAACAAAAAAAGCAATTACGATACCGATATCTTCCAACCAATTATTCAGCAATTAGCTACCACCGCCCGCACCACATACAGCTATACCGCCCCTACCCTTTCTGCCGATGGAAAAATAATTGGAACTTTAACCGAGGCTCAAAAGAAAGATATAGCCCTACGTGTAGTGGCCGACCACATACGCACCATTGCATTTACTATTGCCGATGGGCAACTCCCGTCCAACAATGGCGCAGGTTACGTTATTCGCAGAATACTGCGCAGAGCTGTTCGCTACGGCTATTCCTATTTAGGATTGGAACAACCATTTATGTGCGATTTAATACCAATGCTCGCCACACAATTCATGCACGTTTTCCCGGAATTGAAAGCACAAGAAAGCTTTGTTACCAATGTAATTAAAGAAGAAGAAACCGCTTTCCTACGCACCCTTGCCAATGGAATAAAACGCATAGAAAGCCTTAATGAAATTGATGGCAAAACCGCCTTTGAATTGTTCGACACCTATGGCTTTCCACTCGACCTCACTAAACTCATTGCAGCCGAAAAAGGCTGGCAAGTTGACGAAGCAGGATTTAACAAAGAAATGGCCGCACAAAAAGAACGCGCCCGAGCAGCCGCAGCCACCGAACAAAGCGACTGGGTACTGGTTGACGAAGATGCCAAAAGCGAATTTATTGGCTACGACTTTACCGAAGCACAAGTAAACGTGCTAAAATACCGCAGCGTAAAACAAAAAGACAAAGAATTATTTCAAATAGTATTAGACAAAACCCCATTTTATGCCGAAAGTGGCGGACAAGTTGGCGATACCGGCTACTTAGATTTTGGAAACGAAAAAATTGAAGTACTCGACACCAAAAAAGAAAACGACCTAATTGTTCATTGGGTAAAAAAACTACCTGCCCAACCCGAAGTGGCAGTACATGCAAAAGTAAACGTAAGCAAGCGCAACAGTACCAAAAAGAACCACTCTGCCACCCACTTGCTGCAAGCAGCACTAAGAGAAGTATTGGGCACACACGTACAGCAAAAAGGCTCCTTAGTAAATAGCGATTATTTGCGCTTCGATTTTTCGCATTTCAGCAAAATGACCGAAGAGGAAATAGCAAAGGTAGAGCAACTGGTAAACGAAAAAATAATGCAGAATATTTCGTTAGACGAAAAAAGAAACATGCCAATTGCCGATGCCGAAAAACTGGGTGCCACCATGCTCTTTGGCGAAAAATACGGTGAATTTGTGCGTGTTATTACCTTCGATAAGGATTTTAGCAGCGAACTTTGCGGAGGCACACACGTAGGAGCCACCGGAGAAATCGGCTTCTTTAAAATTACATCAGAAGGTTCGGTAGCTGCAGGTGTTCGCAGAATTGAAGCCGTTACCGGACAAAATGCCATACAATTAGCCAATAACGCCCTCAACAAGTTGGCTACGGCAACAGCCGCACTTAACAATACCAAAGACATTCTTAAAAGCATTGAAAGCCTAAAAAGCGAAAACGAAGAACTAAAAAAGCAACTACAACAACTGGAAGACAAAGCCGTTGCCGATCTTAAAAAGCAGATACTTGCCTCAATTAAAAAAGTTGGAAACGTTCATTTTTTTGCTGCCACACAGGTAGAGGTAAATTCTGTTGAAGCACTAAGAAAGCTCGGCATTCAACTTGCCAATGATTTAAAAGAGAATTTTGTATTGCTGCTTTCAACCGAAATAAATGGAAAGCGTCCGGTGCATTTGCGCATAGCACCCTCGCTGGAAATAAATGGAAATCAGTTGCTAAAAGAACTTGCCCCAAGCATTAAAGGTGGCGGGCCGGCAGATTTTGTACAAGCAAGCGCGGGCAATTTAGAGGACGTAAAAGCACTAGAAAACGGCTTAATTCTAAAATTTAAATAATGAATTATATTTTATTGGTTACCAATAAAATATAACATGCAACTTAACAATAAAACTATACTACTTCCTTTTGAAACAGTAGTA contains the following coding sequences:
- the alaS gene encoding alanine--tRNA ligase, producing MTSEQIRKAFLDFFESKGHKIVPSAPIVVKNDPTLMFINSGMAPFKNIFLGNEPIQYPRIADTQKCLRVSGKHNDLEEVGVDTYHHTMFEMLGNWSFGDYFKKEAIEWSWELLTQVYKLEKDRLYVTVFEGDEKENLNFDTEANLEWKKWISEDRILKGNKKDNFWEMGDTGPCGPCSEIHYDLRSQEERQATNGKLLVNTGHPQVIEIWNNVFMEFERKADGSLVKLSKQHVDTGMGFERLCVAVQNKKSNYDTDIFQPIIQQLATTARTTYSYTAPTLSADGKIIGTLTEAQKKDIALRVVADHIRTIAFTIADGQLPSNNGAGYVIRRILRRAVRYGYSYLGLEQPFMCDLIPMLATQFMHVFPELKAQESFVTNVIKEEETAFLRTLANGIKRIESLNEIDGKTAFELFDTYGFPLDLTKLIAAEKGWQVDEAGFNKEMAAQKERARAAAATEQSDWVLVDEDAKSEFIGYDFTEAQVNVLKYRSVKQKDKELFQIVLDKTPFYAESGGQVGDTGYLDFGNEKIEVLDTKKENDLIVHWVKKLPAQPEVAVHAKVNVSKRNSTKKNHSATHLLQAALREVLGTHVQQKGSLVNSDYLRFDFSHFSKMTEEEIAKVEQLVNEKIMQNISLDEKRNMPIADAEKLGATMLFGEKYGEFVRVITFDKDFSSELCGGTHVGATGEIGFFKITSEGSVAAGVRRIEAVTGQNAIQLANNALNKLATATAALNNTKDILKSIESLKSENEELKKQLQQLEDKAVADLKKQILASIKKVGNVHFFAATQVEVNSVEALRKLGIQLANDLKENFVLLLSTEINGKRPVHLRIAPSLEINGNQLLKELAPSIKGGGPADFVQASAGNLEDVKALENGLILKFK